One Nicotiana tabacum cultivar K326 chromosome 23, ASM71507v2, whole genome shotgun sequence genomic window, accataattttttttttctttcttacacTTTGTAAGAATCAAATTATCTCATGAAATTGAAACAGAGAGGgtatttattaaaaaatttagCTCTAACTCTTCAATACTTACTGCTTGTCAGTAATTTTCAATCAGCTAAACAAAACGAATTCTAAACATTGGAGTTGTAAAAACTTACCCAGATGTGAGGCCTAGACTGAGTGAGGCTAGAGAAGGTTCCATTTCTTCTAAGTCTATCCATTTTCACAGTACTGAAATGACGTCCACATTCATCACTGCCACTCCCACAATCTGTTGAATCCACACTTGTTTCCTTACGTTTTAAATACCGCTGCCACCAATTTCCTCTTCTTCTACGCACCTTATTACTCTTGTAAAGAACCAAAGTACCAAGTTGCCCTCTCCCATCAACATTTCTGCATTTGGATTTTATGTTATAAGGTCCATCAAGTACAGTAGTAGGGGAgggtattttggtattttccaagTAAAATCTAGGAGGAGGCTCTAAGCATTTGGGCTCATTGAAAATGGAATTTGGTAAAGTTATTAGGTCAGTGCAGGGCTTAGGTTTGCCTGGTTTTTCTTCCCATTTAAAAGGAACAGAAGCTAAAGTGTGAAGTGGTGGTGTAAGTATGCCTGAATGTTGAGGTGATTTCATGGCAAAAAGAGGAAATTTTGGTGCGGAACTAATTGGCTTTGCTGCCATGGGTTTATTAATTAGTTTGAAGATGGAGAAGAGAACTGAA contains:
- the LOC107800117 gene encoding uncharacterized protein At4g00950, which gives rise to MAAKPISSAPKFPLFAMKSPQHSGILTPPLHTLASVPFKWEEKPGKPKPCTDLITLPNSIFNEPKCLEPPPRFYLENTKIPSPTTVLDGPYNIKSKCRNVDGRGQLGTLVLYKSNKVRRRRGNWWQRYLKRKETSVDSTDCGSGSDECGRHFSTVKMDRLRRNGTFSSLTQSRPHIWASIYEGFKQVIPWKNKKSKKEVLIV